The Thermosipho affectus genomic sequence TTCTCACAATAGCATTAATTTTAAGATTAAAACTTTTAACATATGAGGGATAAAATGAAAAAAAGAACTATACTAATCACGTTATTTATTTGGATCTTTGTTATATTTTATTTTTCATCACGCTCACCTGTTGAATCTTCAACTCAATCAAGTTTCGTAACAAAAATCCTAAAAAAAATTGATAGTATTATGGACTTTTCCAATACCAAAGTTTTTAGGAATATAGAAATATTTTTAAAAAAACTTTGGTTTAAAACACAATACGTTCCTGCAGAAATGCTGGTAAGAAAAACCGCACATTTTAGCTTGTATTTTATATTGGGAATAATTACATTTTTTACG encodes the following:
- a CDS encoding VanZ family protein encodes the protein MKKRTILITLFIWIFVIFYFSSRSPVESSTQSSFVTKILKKIDSIMDFSNTKVFRNIEIFLKKLWFKTQYVPAEMLVRKTAHFSLYFILGIITFFTFYNKGILISSIIGITFPNLVATLDEYTQQYYKRGSSLNDVLIDLSGTITGVVLSLTIVLIIKLIKNKIQ